A genomic segment from Sorangium aterium encodes:
- a CDS encoding glycosyltransferase yields the protein MRIHIVTNIDNGKGLERDYRLLGSLLESWGHRVTGVHFQRVENAGGAGGADLVIFLEVYEPRLAEGAPRRWLIPNAEWWRPEMRSALDDFELVLCKTRDALSHFAPLTPRARHLGFFSEDRWDPAVPRARRFLHVPGGSDAKGTDSVLLAWERHRIPYPLTVVSSLGWPLRPRNVEFAGRVDERRLRFYQNASRFHLCPSRYEGWGHALHEGLSVGAAVLVPDTEAMSEIDGCALRMPAAPHGAQGLVRTHAVAPEDVRDAVERCMAFTEADLRRIQEAARDAYLSERERCLASLWEVLGERPALRGGPAAGAGDRGASAGDAAVGCGAARDAAGSARDAAGSAAGAPGSAAEAHARSAAPPRIALVIPCQPSTAPLLRRAVAALRAQTAAPSSFEVVVVCDGGDPGGAIRAAAEPGSHPFRVEIVDSPRPRGQFPHCSHARNAGVRAARAPLIWFVDADVLLSPEAVEHALSEHDAALARGVPAVLTPALARVALPPAAWIERSAAWAASGAVEGLAPLLSATPLDGGAPGAQGDRSRPGAPSSESLSDVRDGMPIVWRGLVDALGGFDEWFIGGGAEKGAFVDLLEGLRRADLIDIRLLTSVRALRQPQKPVSEAFHVHVHRGRDERDRRAREIAHGARWWRARLAAIRAALPPAVMAAAPDAPAAERLPDCSPDAVEARARLVRGVRAVAAPALRGLYGGVVVVGEAAELLARDVAQVCGLAARVATVAGLSALPANRACGVILSGVLAGATEDERARVLDQARRIVKATGPLLIAEIAGGSVELGAGAAGRDAALTAAEVRVRVERVGV from the coding sequence ATGCGGATCCACATCGTCACCAACATCGACAACGGCAAGGGGCTCGAGCGCGACTACCGCCTTCTCGGCAGCCTCCTGGAGAGCTGGGGTCACCGGGTCACCGGCGTTCATTTCCAGCGCGTCGAGAACGCGGGCGGAGCGGGGGGCGCCGATCTCGTCATCTTCCTCGAGGTCTACGAGCCGCGCCTCGCCGAGGGCGCGCCGCGCCGCTGGCTGATCCCGAACGCCGAGTGGTGGCGGCCGGAGATGCGGTCCGCGCTCGACGATTTCGAGCTCGTCCTGTGCAAGACCCGGGACGCGCTGTCGCATTTCGCCCCGCTCACGCCGCGGGCCCGCCACCTCGGCTTCTTCTCGGAGGACCGCTGGGACCCGGCCGTGCCTCGGGCGCGGCGCTTCCTGCACGTCCCTGGCGGCTCCGACGCGAAGGGCACGGACTCCGTGCTTCTGGCCTGGGAGCGCCACCGCATCCCGTATCCGCTGACGGTCGTGTCCTCGCTCGGCTGGCCGCTCAGGCCGCGAAACGTCGAGTTCGCGGGGCGCGTCGACGAGCGGCGGCTTCGCTTCTACCAGAACGCGTCTCGATTCCACCTCTGTCCGTCTCGTTACGAGGGCTGGGGCCACGCGCTCCACGAGGGCCTGTCGGTCGGCGCCGCGGTCCTCGTGCCCGACACCGAGGCGATGAGCGAGATCGACGGCTGCGCGCTGCGCATGCCGGCCGCGCCGCACGGCGCGCAGGGCCTTGTGCGCACGCACGCGGTGGCTCCGGAGGACGTGCGCGATGCGGTCGAGCGCTGCATGGCGTTCACGGAGGCGGATCTCCGGCGCATCCAGGAAGCGGCGCGGGACGCGTACCTGAGCGAGCGCGAGCGGTGCCTCGCGAGCTTGTGGGAGGTGCTCGGCGAGCGGCCGGCGCTGAGGGGCGGCCCTGCGGCGGGAGCGGGCGATAGAGGCGCGTCCGCGGGCGATGCGGCCGTCGGATGCGGCGCCGCGCGCGACGCGGCCGGCTCCGCGCGCGACGCGGCCGGTTCTGCGGCCGGCGCGCCCGGCTCCGCTGCAGAGGCTCACGCGAGGAGCGCCGCTCCCCCGCGCATCGCCCTCGTGATCCCGTGCCAACCCTCGACCGCGCCCCTCCTGCGGCGCGCCGTGGCCGCGCTGCGCGCGCAGACCGCCGCCCCGTCGTCCTTCGAGGTCGTGGTGGTGTGCGACGGCGGCGATCCAGGCGGCGCGATCCGCGCCGCGGCGGAGCCGGGCTCTCACCCCTTCCGGGTCGAGATCGTCGACAGCCCGCGCCCGCGGGGGCAGTTCCCGCACTGCAGCCATGCCAGGAACGCGGGCGTTCGCGCCGCCCGGGCGCCCTTGATCTGGTTCGTGGACGCCGATGTTCTGCTCTCGCCCGAGGCGGTCGAGCACGCGCTCTCGGAGCACGACGCGGCGCTCGCGCGCGGCGTGCCGGCCGTGCTCACGCCGGCGCTGGCCCGCGTCGCATTGCCGCCGGCCGCGTGGATCGAGCGCTCGGCCGCGTGGGCGGCCTCGGGCGCCGTCGAGGGGCTCGCTCCGCTCCTCTCGGCCACGCCGCTCGACGGCGGCGCGCCCGGCGCCCAGGGGGATCGGTCCCGCCCCGGCGCCCCGAGCTCCGAGTCGCTCTCCGATGTGCGCGACGGGATGCCCATCGTCTGGCGAGGCCTCGTCGATGCGCTCGGCGGCTTCGACGAGTGGTTCATCGGCGGCGGCGCCGAGAAGGGAGCCTTCGTCGATCTGCTGGAGGGCCTGCGGCGCGCGGACCTCATCGACATACGCCTGCTCACGAGCGTTCGCGCCCTGCGCCAGCCGCAAAAGCCCGTATCCGAGGCGTTCCACGTCCACGTCCATCGAGGGCGAGACGAGCGCGACCGCCGCGCCCGGGAGATCGCCCATGGCGCGCGGTGGTGGCGGGCGCGGCTCGCCGCGATCCGGGCGGCGCTGCCCCCGGCCGTCATGGCTGCTGCCCCGGACGCGCCGGCGGCGGAGCGCCTGCCGGACTGCTCGCCCGACGCGGTCGAGGCGCGCGCGCGGCTCGTGCGCGGCGTGAGGGCGGTCGCCGCCCCCGCCTTGCGCGGGCTCTACGGCGGCGTCGTCGTGGTCGGCGAGGCGGCCGAGCTCCTCGCGCGCGACGTGGCGCAGGTGTGCGGCCTCGCGGCCCGCGTGGCGACCGTCGCCGGGCTCTCCGCGCTGCCGGCGAACCGCGCCTGCGGGGTCATCCTCAGCGGTGTCCTCGCCGGCGCGACGGAGGACGAGAGGGCGCGCGTGCTGGACCAGGCCCGCCGCATCGTGAAGGCGACGGGGCCGCTCCTCATCGCGGAGATCGCGGGCGGCTCGGTGGAGCTCGGCGCAGGGGCGGCGGGCCGCGATGCGGCGCTGACGGCCGCCGAGGTGCGGGTGCGCGTCGAGCGCGTCGGTGTGTGA
- a CDS encoding glycosyltransferase family protein has protein sequence MRRRILYIGNFGPSFSTENHVGESLRELGVEVVQAQENAFTLQELDGMARDVDLLLYTRTWGLRGDALRWITQLPIPTASYHLDLYAGLSRGRDLRLDPFWRTQHVFTPDGGSEAFFRAQGIRHHYLKPGVYGAECYLADVDPGVAADVCFVGSYDYHPEWPYRRRLVDFLSETYGRRFVKHGSPESCVRGDALNRLYASAKVVVGDSLCVGFDHPHYWSDRIYETLGRGGFMIHPYIFGLEEEFRDREHVVFYPFGDFAALRRLIDYYVKHDDEREAIRRAGHARVKASFTYVHRMRQMLGILGEHHAGLRGWV, from the coding sequence ATGCGCCGTCGCATCCTGTACATCGGCAATTTCGGCCCGTCGTTCTCGACCGAGAACCACGTCGGCGAGAGCCTGCGAGAGCTCGGCGTCGAGGTCGTCCAGGCCCAGGAGAACGCCTTCACCCTGCAGGAGCTCGACGGCATGGCGCGCGACGTCGATCTGCTGCTCTACACCCGCACCTGGGGCCTGCGCGGCGACGCGCTGCGCTGGATCACGCAGCTGCCCATCCCGACGGCCTCGTACCACCTCGACCTGTACGCCGGCCTCTCGCGCGGCCGCGATCTCCGGCTCGACCCGTTCTGGCGCACGCAGCACGTGTTCACGCCCGACGGCGGGAGCGAGGCGTTCTTCCGGGCGCAGGGGATACGCCACCATTACCTGAAGCCCGGCGTGTACGGCGCCGAGTGTTATCTCGCGGACGTCGACCCCGGCGTCGCGGCCGACGTCTGCTTCGTGGGCTCGTACGATTATCACCCGGAGTGGCCTTATCGGAGGCGCCTCGTGGATTTCCTGTCGGAGACGTACGGCCGCCGCTTCGTGAAGCACGGCTCGCCGGAGAGCTGCGTGCGCGGCGACGCCCTCAACCGCCTGTACGCCTCGGCGAAGGTCGTCGTGGGCGACAGCCTGTGTGTCGGCTTCGATCACCCGCATTACTGGTCCGATCGCATCTACGAGACGCTCGGCCGGGGAGGCTTCATGATCCACCCCTACATCTTCGGCCTGGAGGAGGAGTTCCGGGATCGCGAGCACGTTGTCTTCTATCCGTTCGGCGATTTCGCGGCCTTGCGGCGCCTCATCGACTATTACGTGAAGCACGACGACGAGCGCGAGGCGATCCGGCGCGCCGGTCACGCGCGCGTCAAGGCGAGCTTCACGTATGTGCACCGCATGCGCCAGATGCTCGGCATCCTCGGCGAGCACCACGCGGGGTTGAGGGGCTGGGTGTGA